A genomic stretch from Candidatus Rokuibacteriota bacterium includes:
- a CDS encoding DUF4149 domain-containing protein codes for MNFLKLLTIVSVSFWLGAMVFFSAFVAPAAFSVLDRESAGRLVSMVFPRYYVFGIALGIVALAGVLGRWLSGGVRPWGPLVLLVLMLGMNAFTWLVLLPQLQALRSAAPGGALGFARLHLFSVALNLTTMLAGLTLVVVEALGTRPGEV; via the coding sequence GTGAACTTCCTGAAATTGTTGACGATCGTGTCGGTCTCGTTCTGGCTGGGCGCCATGGTCTTCTTCTCAGCCTTCGTCGCCCCGGCGGCCTTCTCCGTTCTCGACAGGGAGAGCGCGGGCCGGCTGGTGAGCATGGTCTTTCCCCGCTATTATGTCTTTGGGATCGCGCTCGGGATCGTGGCCCTGGCCGGCGTGCTTGGACGGTGGCTGTCGGGGGGAGTGCGGCCCTGGGGACCGCTCGTGCTGCTGGTCCTGATGCTCGGGATGAACGCCTTCACCTGGCTCGTGCTCCTTCCTCAGCTCCAGGCGCTGAGATCGGCCGCGCCCGGCGGGGCTCTCGGCTTCGCCCGTCTCCATCTCTTCTCAGTGGCCCTGAACCTGACGACGATGCTGGCGGGGCTCACCCTGGTGGTCGTCGAGGCGCTCGGAACCCGTCCCGGAGAGGTCTGA
- a CDS encoding alpha/beta hydrolase codes for MPEPWSHRVVEANGLRFHCVTAGEGPLVVLLHGFPEFWYSWRYQIPALARAGFTVLAPDLRGYNDSDKPEGIEAYRIGSIVEDIAGLIRALGHERAGIVGHDWGGAAAYAFAMLHPEMTVRLAVLNCPHPDAFTRALRDGNQEQLKKSWYMFFFQFPGAPEELLSANNFRFLKEFAYANARKGTFPPPVLREYVAAMAKPGALTGSINWYRAMFRRGLPALREYPKISAPTLVIWGSRDHFLGQELTRGMRRNFSGPFRIAYLPGVSHWVQQEAPDRVNRLLIDFFKAPQKKLT; via the coding sequence ATGCCCGAGCCCTGGAGCCATCGTGTCGTCGAGGCCAACGGCCTGCGCTTCCACTGCGTCACCGCTGGCGAGGGCCCGCTCGTGGTCCTCCTCCACGGCTTCCCCGAGTTCTGGTACTCCTGGCGCTACCAGATCCCGGCGCTGGCGCGGGCCGGCTTCACCGTCCTGGCGCCTGACCTGAGGGGCTACAACGACTCGGACAAGCCCGAAGGGATCGAGGCCTACCGGATCGGCTCCATCGTCGAGGACATCGCGGGCCTGATCCGCGCCCTCGGTCACGAGCGGGCCGGAATCGTCGGCCACGACTGGGGTGGCGCCGCCGCCTACGCCTTCGCCATGCTCCATCCCGAGATGACTGTGCGCCTGGCCGTGCTCAACTGCCCCCACCCCGACGCCTTCACGCGCGCGCTTCGCGACGGGAACCAGGAGCAGCTCAAGAAGAGCTGGTACATGTTCTTCTTCCAGTTCCCCGGCGCGCCCGAGGAGCTCCTCTCGGCCAACAACTTCCGCTTCCTGAAGGAGTTCGCCTACGCCAACGCGCGAAAGGGAACATTCCCGCCCCCCGTCCTCAGGGAATACGTGGCCGCCATGGCAAAGCCCGGGGCGCTCACCGGGAGCATCAACTGGTACCGGGCGATGTTCAGGCGCGGGCTCCCCGCGCTCAGGGAATACCCCAAGATCTCGGCACCCACGCTGGTGATCTGGGGAAGCCGGGACCACTTCCTGGGCCAGGAGCTCACGCGCGGCATGCGGCGCAACTTCTCGGGGCCGTTCAGGATCGCCTACCTCCCCGGGGTCAGCCACTGGGTTCAGCAAGAGGCGCCGGACCGGGTCAACCGGCTGCTGATCGACTTCTTCAAGGCGCCTCAAAAGAAGTTGACGTGA
- a CDS encoding CoA transferase — protein sequence MAHALDGLTVLDLATFVAAPVCATLLGEFGAEVIKVEQPGVGDDLRRLGRRAGGVSLWWLAEARNKKAITCNLRVAEGQALIKRLVEKADILTENFRPGTLERWNLGYDGLRAVNPRLIMVRISAFGQTGPYRERPGFGRIAAAVSGISYLSGYPDRPPVTPGTPTIPDYLAGVMGAFGALVALQHRQRTGEGQMVDIALYEPILRMLDELVPVYGATGHVRERIGSGTEYVVPHDHYQARDGRWLAIACTNDRMFERLLKAMGREDLKDRYATMADRLRQRDELERLIREWVGSQDASGALGRLEAAEVPCSLVYSVKDLFEDPHVKARENIVTVPSPLGGLLHMVGVVPKLSRTPGSIRSTGPLKVGEHNEEIYLGRLGLTLHELESLRARGIV from the coding sequence ATGGCCCACGCCCTCGACGGCCTGACGGTTCTCGACCTGGCGACTTTCGTCGCCGCGCCGGTCTGCGCGACCCTCCTCGGCGAGTTCGGCGCCGAGGTGATCAAGGTGGAGCAGCCGGGCGTCGGCGACGACCTCCGGCGCCTGGGGCGGCGGGCGGGCGGGGTTTCGCTCTGGTGGCTCGCCGAGGCGCGGAACAAGAAGGCGATCACCTGTAACCTGCGCGTTGCCGAAGGGCAGGCGCTGATCAAGCGGCTCGTCGAGAAGGCCGACATCCTGACCGAGAACTTCAGACCCGGCACCCTCGAGCGCTGGAACCTGGGCTACGACGGTCTGCGCGCGGTCAACCCTCGCCTGATCATGGTGAGGATCTCCGCCTTCGGCCAGACAGGGCCCTACCGCGAGCGGCCGGGCTTCGGCAGGATCGCCGCGGCGGTGAGCGGGATCAGTTATCTGTCCGGCTATCCCGACCGCCCGCCCGTCACCCCGGGGACGCCGACGATCCCCGATTACCTGGCAGGCGTGATGGGAGCCTTCGGTGCGCTCGTCGCGCTCCAGCACCGCCAGCGGACGGGCGAGGGGCAGATGGTGGACATCGCATTGTACGAGCCGATCCTCAGGATGCTGGATGAGCTGGTCCCGGTCTACGGCGCCACCGGCCACGTGAGGGAGCGGATCGGCTCGGGGACCGAGTACGTCGTCCCGCACGACCACTACCAGGCCCGCGATGGGCGCTGGCTCGCCATCGCCTGCACCAACGACCGGATGTTCGAGCGGCTCCTCAAGGCCATGGGGCGCGAAGACCTGAAGGACCGCTACGCGACGATGGCCGATCGGCTCCGCCAGCGCGACGAGCTTGAGCGGCTGATCCGTGAGTGGGTCGGGAGCCAGGACGCGAGTGGCGCCCTCGGCAGGCTCGAGGCCGCCGAGGTGCCCTGCTCCCTCGTCTACAGCGTGAAGGATCTCTTCGAGGACCCCCACGTCAAGGCGCGCGAGAACATCGTGACGGTCCCGAGCCCGCTGGGTGGCCTGCTCCACATGGTCGGCGTGGTCCCCAAGCTCAGCCGGACACCGGGGAGCATTAGGAGCACGGGGCCCCTCAAGGTCGGCGAGCACAACGAGGAGATTTATCTGGGGAGGCTCGGCCTCACGCTTCATGAGCTCGAGAGCCTCAGGGCGCGAGGCATCGTCTAG
- a CDS encoding tetratricopeptide repeat protein produces the protein MHRAVFLLLLLGLPALAPAQSPIEEARELVASYHSDLSGLDRGRDLLEKLLKTDRQVEAMILLSRIYFIWGDVRASSREEKLEAYERGREIAKRAVELAPKNADAHVWYATNTGRFGQTKGVLRSLFLLPTIKNELEVIFDLNPKHLGAHVLAGNVELAIPWGDLDKAEEYFRKGLKLDPHFTVLRVDLARLLIRRGKYDEARKELRRVLNEKAPTNLADWTIKDAKRARELLESIKDKSKDKS, from the coding sequence ATGCACCGAGCCGTCTTCCTGCTTCTGCTCCTCGGGCTTCCCGCGCTCGCGCCGGCCCAGTCGCCCATCGAGGAGGCCAGAGAGCTGGTCGCGAGCTACCACAGCGATCTGAGCGGCCTCGACCGCGGGCGCGACCTCCTGGAGAAGCTCCTCAAGACCGACCGCCAGGTGGAGGCGATGATCCTCCTTTCCCGGATCTACTTCATCTGGGGCGACGTCCGGGCCTCCAGCAGGGAGGAGAAGCTCGAGGCCTACGAGCGCGGGCGCGAGATCGCCAAGCGCGCCGTGGAACTGGCGCCCAAGAACGCCGACGCCCACGTGTGGTATGCGACCAACACCGGAAGGTTCGGGCAGACCAAAGGCGTGCTCCGCTCGCTCTTCCTCCTGCCGACGATCAAGAACGAGCTGGAGGTCATCTTCGACCTGAACCCCAAGCACCTGGGCGCGCACGTCCTCGCGGGGAACGTGGAGCTGGCCATCCCGTGGGGGGACCTGGACAAAGCCGAGGAGTACTTCAGGAAGGGGCTCAAGCTTGATCCGCACTTCACGGTGCTTCGAGTTGACCTCGCCCGGCTCCTGATCAGGCGCGGCAAGTACGACGAGGCCCGGAAGGAGCTCCGGCGGGTCCTGAACGAGAAAGCACCGACCAACCTGGCCGACTGGACGATCAAGGACGCCAAGCGCGCGCGCGAGCTACTGGAATCAATAAAGGACAAATCAAAAGACAAATCGTGA
- a CDS encoding endonuclease III, with the protein MDARTLSRVIARLKAKAPDWNPTALAEVADRTERDPFRILIACLLSLRTKDETTGPAAERLFALADTPETMLGLPPRQIERVIFPVGFYRTKARVIRAVSRELVERFGSKVPPDLDTLLTLPGVGRKTANLVVTMGFGLPGICVDTHVHRITNRLGFVRTKTPEQTEWALRAKLPRRHWIELNDLLVSFGQNVCQPVSPRCSICPVRRACHRVGVTHSR; encoded by the coding sequence ATGGACGCGCGCACGCTGAGCCGCGTCATCGCGCGCCTGAAGGCCAAGGCGCCCGACTGGAACCCGACAGCCCTGGCCGAGGTCGCCGACCGGACCGAGCGCGACCCGTTCAGGATCCTGATCGCCTGCCTTCTCTCCCTCCGGACGAAGGACGAGACCACCGGCCCGGCCGCCGAGCGCCTCTTCGCTCTCGCCGACACTCCCGAGACGATGCTCGGGCTCCCGCCCCGCCAGATCGAGCGCGTCATCTTTCCCGTGGGCTTTTATCGGACCAAGGCGCGCGTCATCCGCGCGGTCTCACGTGAGCTGGTCGAGCGCTTCGGGAGTAAGGTCCCGCCAGACCTGGACACGCTCCTGACCCTCCCCGGCGTCGGCAGGAAGACCGCGAACCTGGTCGTGACGATGGGCTTCGGCCTGCCCGGGATCTGCGTAGACACCCACGTCCACCGGATCACGAACCGGCTGGGGTTCGTCCGCACCAAGACGCCCGAGCAGACCGAGTGGGCGCTCCGCGCCAAGCTCCCGCGCCGGCACTGGATCGAACTAAACGACCTCCTGGTCAGCTTCGGCCAGAACGTCTGCCAGCCGGTCTCGCCCCGCTGCTCGATCTGCCCGGTGCGCCGGGCCTGCCACCGGGTCGGTGTGACCCACTCGCGCTAG
- a CDS encoding nucleotidyltransferase domain-containing protein, producing the protein MNYRGVQISKDKIAEFCRRWKITEFALFGSVLREDFRPDSDIDVLVTFAPDARWKLDDLLAMREELAGIFGHPVDLVEKRLVQTSPNYIRRKHILSHTETLYVA; encoded by the coding sequence ATGAATTATCGCGGAGTTCAAATATCCAAGGACAAGATTGCCGAGTTCTGCCGCCGGTGGAAGATCACGGAGTTTGCCCTGTTCGGCTCTGTCCTTCGAGAGGATTTTCGGCCGGACAGTGACATCGACGTTCTGGTAACTTTCGCGCCGGATGCCAGGTGGAAGCTCGATGATCTGCTTGCCATGCGGGAAGAGCTGGCAGGCATCTTTGGCCATCCGGTGGACCTGGTCGAGAAAAGACTGGTCCAGACAAGCCCCAACTACATTCGCCGGAAGCACATCTTAAGCCACACCGAAACCCTGTATGTGGCGTGA
- a CDS encoding IS630 family transposase, which translates to MTALACTLPRQSKKPLSRWSSTELAQVAKAQGIVKSISPSTIKSWLRAEQIKPWQYHSWQKPTDPRFLEKAIPVLDLYAQAQSLAQRGHIVVCADEKTSLQARKTQGALSPARPGLPLRVGDRYQRKGALQLFAALLVSTGETIARCFKRKRFVEFQAFLQTIFGSLWCKRIRCLHLILDNGSTHAPKQIEAWIRTLQLPFQVKLHWLPVHASWLDQIEIVFSQIQRKVLTPNHFESLRDLEHVLMNHFRERNKHPKPIRWSYTSAKLQKKFAATSALGPAVCV; encoded by the coding sequence GTGACGGCCCTTGCCTGCACGCTCCCCCGGCAGTCCAAGAAGCCGCTCTCGCGTTGGTCGAGCACGGAGTTAGCCCAAGTCGCCAAAGCGCAGGGCATCGTCAAGAGCATCTCCCCGTCCACGATCAAGAGCTGGCTGCGCGCGGAACAAATCAAACCCTGGCAGTACCACAGTTGGCAAAAGCCGACCGATCCCCGGTTCCTGGAGAAAGCGATCCCCGTGTTGGACCTCTACGCCCAGGCCCAGTCGCTCGCCCAGCGCGGGCACATCGTGGTCTGTGCCGATGAGAAGACCTCCCTGCAAGCCCGGAAGACCCAGGGCGCGCTCAGCCCGGCGCGGCCCGGGCTCCCCCTGCGGGTCGGGGATCGGTACCAGCGCAAAGGGGCCTTGCAGCTCTTTGCGGCCTTGCTGGTATCGACGGGGGAGACGATCGCTCGGTGCTTCAAGCGAAAACGCTTCGTCGAATTCCAGGCCTTCCTCCAGACGATCTTCGGCAGCCTCTGGTGCAAGCGGATCCGCTGCCTGCATCTCATCCTGGACAACGGCTCCACCCATGCCCCCAAGCAAATCGAGGCGTGGATTCGGACGCTGCAGCTTCCCTTCCAGGTCAAACTCCACTGGCTCCCGGTTCACGCCTCGTGGTTGGATCAGATCGAGATCGTGTTCAGCCAGATCCAGAGAAAAGTGCTGACCCCGAATCACTTCGAAAGCCTCCGGGACTTGGAACATGTCCTCATGAATCATTTTCGGGAACGCAACAAACATCCCAAGCCCATTCGCTGGAGCTACACCTCGGCCAAGCTGCAGAAAAAGTTCGCTGCAACGTCAGCCCTGGGACCGGCAGTCTGCGTATGA
- a CDS encoding helix-turn-helix domain-containing protein: MPRGPKPTHKVTLTAKEYAGLKHIARLRTAPYAEVVRAKVIVTAYEHPDWTNQQIARAMGCTFRTVRKWRQRWRSKGSLVDSERPGGPRFFSL; the protein is encoded by the coding sequence ATGCCCCGTGGACCCAAACCAACGCACAAGGTCACGCTGACCGCGAAAGAGTATGCGGGGCTTAAGCACATTGCCCGGCTTCGCACAGCTCCCTACGCGGAAGTCGTTCGGGCCAAGGTCATTGTCACGGCCTATGAGCATCCCGACTGGACCAACCAGCAAATTGCCAGAGCGATGGGGTGCACGTTTCGAACGGTCCGCAAATGGCGTCAGCGCTGGAGAAGCAAGGGCTCTCTCGTGGACAGCGAGCGTCCCGGGGGGCCTCGCTTTTTTTCCCTCTAG